In Mercenaria mercenaria strain notata chromosome 14, MADL_Memer_1, whole genome shotgun sequence, the following are encoded in one genomic region:
- the LOC123528139 gene encoding uncharacterized protein LOC123528139, translated as MELSTRFCATLLLKDMYFHMGKVIPYGLLALWYMSQMTIAQLRPASRYHIRSNLDWPALENNGNFFIPISERFKSVRHAQENGLLRGLKKVRERMLSERSDVLPWSCNCKHFWRDLGNGFNPRFIRDGACSRKTCWFGHFECVPQKYEINVLGRLDILEDQQDYSAQLSDDYAFVTLNVTVNCMCMRASSNG; from the exons ATGGAGCTGAGCACACGATTCTGTGCTACGTTGTTGTTGAAGGATATGTATTTTCATATG GGTAAGGTGATACCGTATGGACTGCTGGCATTATGGTATATGTCACAAATGACGATAGCTCAACTCCGTCCAGCATCGAGATATCATATCAGGTCAAACCTTGACTGGCCTGCATTAGAAAACAACGGTAATTTCTTTATACCAATTTCCGAACGTTTCAAGTCCGTCAGGCACGCGCAAGAGAATGGTTTATTAAGAGGCTTAAAAAAAGTTCGAGAACGAATGCTGAGTGAAAGGAGTGACGTCCTTCCTTGGTCGtgtaactgtaaacatttttggAGAGATTTGGGCAATGGGTTTAATCCGAGATTCATCCGAGACGGTGCGTGTAGCAGGAAAACATGCTGGTTTGGACATTTTGAGTGTGTTCcacagaaatatgaaattaacGTACTGGGACGATTAGATATTTTGGAAGACCAACAGGACTATTCCGCACAACTTTCAGATGATTATGCTTTTGTTACACTTAATGTCACAGTTAACTGCATGTGTATGAGAGCTTCAAGCAATGGGTGA